From a single Planctellipticum variicoloris genomic region:
- a CDS encoding sigma-70 family RNA polymerase sigma factor, whose protein sequence is METTCDQELIESSLSGSSEAFGALVRRYQHRLYHSLVHMLGSAEDAQDVAQDAFVQAFQKLGTFRGQSGFYSWLYRIAMNTAISSRRKPRRPTVSVEAMREQSGEEPADHRGSAAPAHAMEVAERQRVVRSALAALSEEFRTCVVLKEMDGLSYEEIAGILDCPIGTVRSRIHRGRLELREKLRSFLATGTE, encoded by the coding sequence GTGGAAACGACCTGCGACCAGGAATTGATCGAAAGCAGCCTGTCGGGCAGCTCCGAGGCGTTCGGGGCGCTGGTCCGTCGGTACCAGCATCGTTTGTACCATTCCCTTGTGCACATGCTCGGCTCCGCGGAGGACGCCCAGGACGTGGCGCAAGATGCGTTCGTGCAAGCGTTTCAGAAGCTGGGGACATTCCGGGGACAGTCCGGTTTTTATTCGTGGCTGTACCGGATTGCGATGAATACGGCGATTTCCTCGCGCAGGAAACCGCGACGGCCGACAGTTTCTGTGGAGGCGATGCGCGAGCAGTCGGGTGAGGAGCCCGCCGATCATCGCGGTTCCGCGGCCCCCGCGCACGCGATGGAAGTGGCGGAGCGGCAGCGGGTAGTCCGGTCGGCCCTGGCGGCATTATCGGAAGAATTTCGGACGTGCGTGGTGCTGAAGGAAATGGACGGCTTGAGCTACGAGGAGATTGCGGGGATTCTGGACTGTCCGATCGGGACGGTTCGGAGCCGGATTCATCGTGGACGACTGGAACTGCGGGAAAAACTTCGCAGTTTCCTCGCGACGGGAACGGAATAA
- the rpsP gene encoding 30S ribosomal protein S16 codes for MAVRIRMKKIGRKHRPFYRICVMDSRVHREGKAIEEVGWYDTSVVDKSKRVSVQLDRVEYWLSVGASMSDRVATLVKKVKTNRFGVAAAPAPLQAPKVRETVPEVPEGAEEAPAEAAAE; via the coding sequence GTGGCAGTTCGCATCCGTATGAAGAAGATTGGACGCAAGCACCGTCCGTTCTACCGCATCTGTGTCATGGACTCGCGCGTGCACCGCGAAGGGAAGGCCATTGAGGAGGTCGGCTGGTACGACACCTCCGTCGTCGACAAGTCGAAGCGCGTCAGCGTCCAGCTCGACCGCGTCGAATACTGGCTCTCCGTTGGCGCCAGCATGTCCGATCGCGTTGCGACGCTGGTGAAGAAGGTGAAGACGAACCGGTTCGGCGTCGCCGCCGCTCCCGCTCCGCTGCAGGCCCCCAAGGTCCGCGAAACGGTGCCGGAAGTCCCCGAAGGCGCCGAAGAAGCTCCTGCGGAAGCCGCCGCCGAATAA
- a CDS encoding LL-diaminopimelate aminotransferase: MALVNENFLKLKAGYLFPEIGRRVSKYAAENPDAKIIRLGIGDVTEPLPAAVTEAMHKAVDEMATRASFRGYGPEQGYDFLRNAIAQNDFQSRGCNVSADEIFVSDGSKCDSGNILEIFGNDNVVAVTDPVYPVYVDTNVMAGRTGDADAAGRYAGLVYLPVTAENGFVPALPDRHVDLIYLCYPNNPTGTVATRETLQKWVDYARAEKAIIFFDAAYEAFITEPGVPHSIYEIEGAREVAIEFRSFSKTAGFTGTRCAFTVVPKGLKATTASGEAVELHGLWNRRQSTKFNGVPYVIQRGAEAVYSDAGKEQVRQLVSFYLENAAILSQGLRDAGLTVYGGVNAPYVWLKTPGNSTSWEFFDRLLSTAHLVGTPGSGFGASGEGYFRLSAFNSRANVEEAVRRIHTVLK, translated from the coding sequence ATGGCGCTGGTCAACGAAAACTTCCTGAAACTCAAGGCGGGCTACCTCTTTCCGGAAATCGGTCGTCGCGTCTCGAAGTACGCCGCCGAGAATCCGGACGCCAAAATCATCCGTCTGGGAATCGGCGACGTCACCGAGCCCCTGCCGGCCGCCGTGACGGAAGCGATGCATAAGGCCGTCGACGAGATGGCTACGCGGGCGTCGTTCCGCGGCTACGGTCCGGAACAGGGTTACGACTTCCTGCGCAACGCCATTGCCCAGAACGATTTCCAGTCCCGCGGCTGCAACGTGTCCGCCGACGAGATTTTCGTCTCGGACGGCTCCAAATGCGACTCGGGCAACATTCTGGAGATCTTCGGCAACGACAACGTGGTGGCCGTCACCGATCCGGTCTATCCGGTGTACGTCGACACCAACGTCATGGCCGGACGGACCGGGGACGCGGATGCCGCCGGGCGGTATGCCGGGCTGGTGTACCTCCCCGTCACCGCTGAGAACGGCTTTGTTCCCGCGCTACCCGACCGGCATGTCGACCTGATCTACCTGTGCTACCCGAATAACCCGACGGGAACGGTCGCCACACGCGAGACTCTGCAGAAGTGGGTCGACTACGCCCGTGCCGAGAAGGCAATCATCTTCTTCGACGCGGCGTACGAGGCTTTCATCACCGAGCCGGGCGTTCCGCACTCGATCTACGAGATCGAGGGGGCCCGCGAGGTGGCGATCGAGTTCCGGAGCTTCAGCAAGACGGCGGGATTCACCGGCACCCGCTGCGCCTTTACGGTTGTCCCCAAAGGACTCAAGGCCACAACCGCCTCTGGTGAAGCCGTCGAGCTGCACGGCCTCTGGAATCGCCGACAGAGCACGAAGTTCAACGGCGTCCCGTATGTCATTCAGCGGGGGGCCGAGGCGGTCTATTCCGACGCCGGCAAGGAGCAGGTCCGCCAGCTCGTCAGTTTCTACCTCGAAAACGCCGCAATTCTCAGCCAGGGACTGCGGGACGCCGGCCTGACCGTCTACGGCGGAGTCAACGCTCCGTACGTCTGGCTCAAGACGCCCGGGAATTCGACGAGCTGGGAATTCTTCGACCGACTGCTCTCGACGGCGCACCTGGTTGGCACGCCCGGCAGCGGCTTCGGGGCCAGCGGTGAGGGCTACTTCCGCCTGAGCGCGTTCAACAGCCGCGCGAACGTCGAAGAAGCCGTTCGCCGGATTCATACGGTCCTGAAGTAG
- a CDS encoding prolipoprotein diacylglyceryl transferase, translating to MRQVLLRFPFDKPWDFGPLGQWPGFGFGIVLLAWMLFGAWSLRTLWSRRGHWTGDDWSSIGLWLGIALAIIWAPVFGPKFAPQGLPVYGYGLMLLIGFGSGALLAVWRAKREGLNPDLIWDLAMWLFIPGLIGARVFYLVQYGHQVFAGKRGPELLWAAINLPDGGLVLFGGLLAGAVSYFLFCQRRQVQPLLLADIVTPSVFLGIGFGRIGCLLNGCCFGDRCDLPWGLSFPHDSVPFRVLVERGFLAPDAPFTPPLHPTQIYSAIDGFLIAAITLAYYPYRQRNGSVFGIALLIYPTTRFLVELLRGDEFGQFGTSLTISQWVSIGIILCGVVYNLVLWRLPVRGRPVAATALRA from the coding sequence ATGCGCCAGGTTCTGCTGCGATTTCCGTTCGACAAGCCGTGGGACTTCGGCCCGCTGGGTCAGTGGCCCGGTTTCGGGTTCGGGATCGTCCTGCTGGCGTGGATGTTGTTCGGAGCGTGGTCGTTGCGCACTTTGTGGAGCCGTCGGGGGCATTGGACCGGCGACGACTGGTCGTCGATCGGGCTATGGCTGGGCATTGCGCTGGCGATCATCTGGGCGCCGGTGTTCGGGCCGAAATTTGCGCCGCAGGGGCTGCCGGTCTACGGTTACGGGCTGATGCTGTTGATCGGGTTCGGCAGCGGGGCGCTGCTGGCGGTCTGGCGGGCGAAGCGGGAGGGTTTGAATCCCGATCTGATCTGGGACCTGGCGATGTGGCTGTTCATTCCGGGACTGATCGGAGCCCGAGTCTTTTATCTCGTCCAGTACGGACATCAGGTCTTCGCGGGCAAGCGGGGGCCAGAGCTGTTGTGGGCGGCGATCAATCTGCCGGACGGCGGACTGGTGCTGTTTGGCGGCCTGCTGGCGGGGGCGGTTTCGTACTTCCTGTTCTGCCAGCGACGGCAGGTGCAGCCGCTGCTGCTCGCGGATATTGTGACGCCGTCGGTGTTTCTGGGAATCGGGTTCGGGCGGATCGGCTGCCTGCTCAACGGGTGCTGCTTTGGCGATCGCTGCGATCTCCCGTGGGGGTTGTCGTTTCCGCATGACAGCGTTCCATTCCGGGTGCTGGTCGAGCGGGGGTTTCTCGCGCCCGATGCGCCGTTCACTCCACCGCTGCATCCCACGCAGATTTATAGCGCGATCGACGGCTTTCTGATTGCGGCCATCACGCTGGCGTATTATCCATACCGGCAGCGCAACGGTTCGGTCTTCGGGATTGCGCTGCTGATTTATCCGACCACCCGTTTTCTGGTCGAGCTGCTGCGCGGGGACGAGTTCGGCCAGTTCGGGACGTCGCTGACCATTTCTCAATGGGTCAGCATCGGTATCATCCTGTGCGGGGTCGTGTACAATCTCGTGTTGTGGCGGCTCCCGGTCCGGGGACGCCCGGTGGCGGCCACGGCTCTTCGGGCGTGA
- a CDS encoding YraN family protein, protein MWSWLRTLWPGSTATDDRGREGEALAERHLRGLGCRILERRHRNRGGELDLVALDGDTIVFVEVKARTSDFAGHPTEAVTLDKRRRLTAAALVYLKRRRWLGRRVRFDVISITWTDDGTPPKLEHFRAAFEPPGFGQMW, encoded by the coding sequence ATGTGGTCCTGGCTGCGCACGCTCTGGCCCGGGTCAACTGCGACCGACGATCGCGGGCGGGAAGGCGAAGCGCTCGCCGAACGGCACCTGCGCGGCCTCGGTTGTCGCATCCTCGAACGCCGGCATCGCAACCGGGGTGGCGAACTGGACCTCGTTGCGCTCGACGGCGACACGATCGTCTTCGTCGAAGTCAAAGCCCGCACGAGCGACTTCGCCGGACACCCGACGGAAGCCGTCACGCTCGATAAGCGCCGGAGATTGACGGCGGCGGCCCTGGTCTATCTGAAGCGCCGCCGCTGGCTCGGCCGGCGGGTCCGGTTCGACGTGATCTCGATCACCTGGACCGACGATGGCACGCCGCCGAAACTGGAGCACTTCCGCGCCGCTTTCGAGCCGCCGGGGTTCGGGCAGATGTGGTGA
- a CDS encoding ABC transporter permease, which translates to MSAVLPAAAPSTFWLPVYTLAARELVRFFRQRTRVVGALGQPLIFWILFGAGLQGSFRGPAGMSYQEYFFPGIAVMIVLFTAIFSTISIIEDRREGFLQGVLAAPVSRLAIVCGKLCGGALLAMLQAVLFLVIGPLLAWIRLAPAMETGLTAQNVAPVLLWLTLLAFTLTALGYCIAWPMESTHGFHAIMSVFLMPMWLLSGSFFPAAESGWLAWVIRLNPLTYGVAGLRRWLAHSPEQVAGLPGLALCIVVTLAFGAICIAAAAWLTTRRSALNVR; encoded by the coding sequence ATGTCCGCCGTCCTCCCCGCCGCCGCCCCGTCCACCTTCTGGCTGCCCGTTTACACGCTGGCCGCGAGAGAGCTGGTGCGGTTTTTCCGGCAGCGGACGCGGGTCGTCGGAGCGCTGGGGCAGCCGCTGATCTTCTGGATTCTGTTCGGGGCGGGGCTGCAGGGTTCGTTCCGCGGTCCCGCGGGGATGAGCTACCAGGAATATTTCTTCCCCGGCATCGCGGTGATGATCGTCCTGTTCACGGCGATCTTCTCGACGATCAGCATCATCGAAGACCGCCGCGAGGGTTTCTTGCAGGGCGTCCTTGCGGCCCCGGTTTCGCGGCTGGCGATCGTCTGCGGCAAGCTCTGCGGCGGCGCGCTGCTGGCCATGCTGCAGGCGGTCCTGTTTCTCGTGATCGGCCCGCTCCTGGCCTGGATCAGGCTGGCCCCGGCCATGGAAACGGGCCTCACCGCGCAGAACGTCGCGCCGGTGCTCCTCTGGCTGACGCTGCTGGCCTTCACCCTGACGGCTCTCGGCTATTGCATCGCCTGGCCGATGGAATCGACGCACGGCTTTCACGCGATCATGAGCGTGTTTCTGATGCCGATGTGGCTCCTCTCGGGCTCGTTCTTTCCCGCAGCGGAGAGCGGCTGGCTCGCCTGGGTCATTCGACTCAACCCGCTGACGTATGGCGTAGCGGGGCTGCGCCGCTGGCTGGCGCATTCGCCCGAACAGGTAGCCGGACTCCCCGGCCTGGCCCTGTGCATCGTCGTCACGCTGGCGTTCGGCGCGATCTGCATCGCCGCCGCCGCCTGGCTGACGACCCGCCGGAGCGCTCTCAACGTCCGCTGA
- the rplS gene encoding 50S ribosomal protein L19 — MQRKLVQLVEESGLRAEPLEFEIGDTVDVHQRILEGDKERIQIFNGVVIARNAGSIRENFTVRRIVAGEGVERTFPIHSPKVAKVVVKRHGKVRRAKLFFLRDRTGKAVRLVERMEKSAKAAK; from the coding sequence ATGCAACGTAAACTGGTCCAGCTTGTGGAAGAGTCCGGCCTGCGCGCCGAGCCGCTCGAATTCGAAATCGGCGACACCGTCGACGTCCATCAGCGGATTCTGGAAGGCGACAAAGAACGCATCCAGATCTTCAACGGCGTCGTCATCGCCCGGAACGCGGGAAGCATCCGCGAAAACTTTACCGTCCGCCGCATCGTGGCCGGCGAGGGTGTGGAGCGAACGTTCCCCATCCACAGCCCCAAGGTGGCGAAGGTGGTCGTCAAGCGGCACGGTAAGGTCCGCCGCGCCAAGCTGTTCTTCCTCCGCGACCGCACCGGCAAGGCCGTCCGCCTGGTCGAGCGCATGGAGAAGTCGGCGAAGGCCGCGAAGTAG
- a CDS encoding SCO family protein, with protein sequence MTEHRNRSGRVGIFFWVGLVLWIAVFAGLFLMRFSRQSAAPSMKLELRSDDPAVAPQTVSIDMSQGEASIDIGQLMAGNAQNAALRPDGQSAVRNHADNDTETIWSLDGIEDFSLTNCDGRTITKADLLGRPWAVAFVFTHCIGPCPTVTRKMKDLQDQLKEDDVRLVLLTVDPKRDTPEVLKKYAEQNGADLSKWFFLTGDATQIYGLIHRSFLMPVQEVPEADGGYDVIHSIWVLLVDERGVVRAKYNAAKDNEMAQLRRELQKRARALAGTAPADADNPVAPAE encoded by the coding sequence ATGACTGAGCATCGCAATCGATCGGGCCGAGTCGGCATTTTCTTCTGGGTCGGCCTGGTCCTCTGGATCGCTGTCTTCGCGGGGCTGTTCCTCATGCGGTTCAGTCGGCAGTCCGCCGCTCCGTCGATGAAACTCGAACTCCGTTCCGACGATCCCGCCGTCGCACCGCAGACCGTGTCGATCGACATGTCCCAGGGGGAAGCCAGCATCGACATCGGCCAATTGATGGCCGGCAACGCTCAGAACGCCGCTCTCCGTCCCGACGGCCAGTCGGCGGTCCGGAATCACGCTGACAACGACACGGAGACCATCTGGAGTCTGGACGGCATCGAGGACTTTTCGCTGACCAACTGCGACGGCCGGACGATTACGAAGGCCGATCTGCTCGGCCGGCCGTGGGCCGTGGCTTTCGTTTTCACCCACTGCATCGGCCCCTGCCCGACGGTCACTCGCAAGATGAAGGACCTGCAGGATCAGCTCAAGGAGGACGACGTCCGACTGGTCCTGCTGACGGTCGATCCCAAACGCGATACGCCCGAGGTGCTCAAGAAGTACGCCGAGCAGAATGGAGCCGACCTGTCGAAGTGGTTCTTCCTGACGGGGGACGCGACGCAGATCTACGGTCTGATTCACCGCAGCTTCCTGATGCCCGTTCAGGAAGTTCCCGAGGCGGACGGCGGCTACGACGTGATCCACTCAATCTGGGTGCTGCTGGTCGACGAGCGGGGAGTCGTGCGGGCGAAGTACAACGCCGCCAAGGACAACGAGATGGCTCAGCTTCGCCGCGAACTGCAGAAACGAGCCCGGGCTCTGGCGGGAACCGCCCCGGCGGACGCCGACAACCCGGTCGCCCCGGCGGAGTAG
- the ffh gene encoding signal recognition particle protein codes for MFESITTSLKSALSVLGRGGKLTEANVRDGLAQVKRALLEADVHYDVATGFIKRVTEQALGEQVLKSLRPDQQIVGIVHQELVNLMGPTDNSLHLRRDSLNRIMMCGLQGSGKTTTCGKLARMLKESGHKAMLVAADLQRPAAIEQLKVIGAQLGVPVYSEPPQGTTPLKVCTNALAAAKQAGDISVIIFDTAGRLHVDADLMQELELIDRKVQPDQILLVCDAMTGQDAVNSAKAFNDALELDGVILTKLDGDTRGGAALSVREVTGVPIKFIGVGEQLDRLEPFHADRMAGRILGMGDVVTLFERAQQAVSQEEVESAQKKMAAGKFSLEDFRTQMQWIRRLGSLKDIMKMIPGVGGMMDQLPEMADPEKDMGRIEAIISSMTKEERLNPDRIDRSRRHRIARGSGTDPADVSRILKDFGAMSGMMQKMSGLGMMDRMKAMSQLGQAGMFNPGANLKQQKERSKRGPADQKLADEKRKKARKESKKQKKRNR; via the coding sequence ATGTTCGAAAGCATCACCACCAGCCTGAAGTCTGCGCTCTCGGTGTTGGGTCGCGGCGGGAAACTGACCGAAGCCAACGTCCGGGATGGTCTCGCGCAGGTCAAGCGGGCGCTGCTCGAAGCCGACGTCCACTACGACGTCGCCACCGGTTTCATCAAACGGGTGACCGAGCAGGCGCTGGGTGAGCAGGTTCTCAAGTCTCTCCGTCCCGATCAGCAGATCGTGGGCATCGTCCATCAGGAGCTCGTCAACCTGATGGGCCCGACGGACAACTCGCTGCATCTGCGGCGGGACTCCCTCAACCGCATCATGATGTGCGGCCTCCAGGGCTCCGGCAAAACGACGACCTGCGGCAAGCTGGCCCGCATGCTCAAAGAGAGCGGCCACAAAGCCATGCTGGTCGCAGCCGACCTCCAGCGCCCCGCCGCCATCGAACAGCTCAAAGTCATCGGCGCGCAGCTCGGCGTCCCCGTCTACAGCGAGCCCCCGCAGGGAACGACGCCCCTCAAAGTCTGTACCAACGCCCTGGCCGCTGCGAAGCAGGCTGGCGATATCAGCGTCATCATCTTCGACACCGCCGGCCGACTCCACGTCGACGCCGACCTGATGCAGGAGCTCGAGCTGATCGACCGCAAGGTCCAGCCCGATCAGATCCTCCTGGTCTGCGACGCCATGACCGGCCAGGACGCCGTCAACAGCGCCAAGGCCTTCAACGACGCCCTCGAACTCGACGGCGTGATCCTCACCAAGCTCGACGGCGACACCCGCGGCGGCGCCGCCCTCTCGGTCCGCGAAGTCACCGGCGTCCCCATCAAGTTCATCGGCGTCGGCGAACAGCTCGACCGCCTGGAACCGTTCCACGCCGACCGCATGGCGGGACGCATCCTGGGGATGGGCGACGTCGTCACCCTCTTCGAACGGGCCCAGCAGGCGGTTTCGCAGGAAGAAGTCGAGTCGGCCCAGAAGAAGATGGCGGCCGGCAAGTTCAGCCTGGAGGACTTCCGGACGCAGATGCAGTGGATCCGCCGGCTGGGATCGCTCAAGGACATCATGAAGATGATCCCGGGCGTCGGCGGCATGATGGATCAGCTTCCCGAGATGGCCGATCCCGAAAAGGACATGGGCCGGATCGAGGCGATCATCAGCTCGATGACGAAGGAAGAGCGGCTCAACCCCGACCGGATCGACCGGAGCCGTCGGCACCGCATCGCCCGCGGCAGCGGCACCGATCCCGCGGATGTCAGCCGGATTCTCAAAGACTTCGGCGCGATGTCCGGCATGATGCAGAAGATGTCGGGTCTGGGGATGATGGACCGCATGAAGGCCATGAGCCAGCTCGGCCAGGCCGGCATGTTCAATCCCGGCGCCAACCTGAAGCAGCAGAAGGAGCGGAGCAAGCGCGGTCCCGCCGACCAGAAACTGGCCGACGAGAAGCGCAAGAAGGCCCGCAAGGAATCCAAGAAGCAGAAGAAGCGGAACCGGTAG
- the trmD gene encoding tRNA (guanosine(37)-N1)-methyltransferase TrmD: protein MRFDVLTLFPEIFAGYLEQSLLKKAIEKSLVDVHLWNVRDWASDKHKSVDDTPYGGGPGMLIMCPPVFDAVEHVQAQGPAPGQLVMLTPQGRRLDQTLVRELADHERLLLLCGRYEGFDDRIVQGLRPLEVSIGDFVCNGGEVPAMLVIDSVIRLVPGVLGDETSSKYDSFAEKRLLEYPQFTKPREFRGMTVPEVLLSGNHQAIAAWREQQSLLRTRERRADLLDEPGSNRRD, encoded by the coding sequence ATGCGCTTCGACGTCCTGACGCTGTTTCCGGAGATCTTCGCCGGCTATCTCGAACAGAGCCTCCTCAAGAAGGCGATCGAGAAGAGCCTGGTGGATGTGCATCTGTGGAACGTCCGCGACTGGGCGAGCGACAAGCACAAGTCGGTCGACGACACGCCGTACGGGGGAGGGCCGGGCATGCTGATCATGTGCCCTCCCGTCTTTGACGCGGTGGAACACGTGCAGGCGCAAGGCCCGGCGCCGGGACAACTGGTGATGTTGACGCCGCAGGGACGCCGGCTGGACCAGACTCTGGTCCGGGAGCTGGCCGACCACGAGCGGCTCCTGCTGCTCTGCGGCAGGTACGAAGGATTTGATGATCGCATCGTTCAGGGACTCAGGCCGCTCGAGGTTTCGATCGGCGACTTCGTCTGTAACGGCGGAGAGGTTCCCGCGATGCTGGTGATCGACAGCGTGATCCGGCTGGTGCCGGGTGTGCTGGGGGACGAAACCAGCAGCAAGTACGACTCGTTCGCCGAGAAGCGACTGCTGGAATACCCCCAGTTCACCAAGCCGCGGGAGTTTCGGGGCATGACGGTCCCGGAAGTGCTCCTCAGCGGCAACCATCAGGCGATCGCAGCCTGGCGAGAACAGCAGAGTCTGCTGCGGACGCGCGAGCGTCGGGCGGACCTGCTCGATGAACCCGGATCGAACAGACGCGATTGA
- a CDS encoding anti-sigma factor family protein has protein sequence MPRPGTDDLLSAYFDREVTPAERAAAEQLLERDITARQELEEIGGLSDLLRSLPHETAPDFLLSATLQRAERETLFAHAAAAPVAIARPRRRREWLVVLAGLLTTSAAVLLMVNTLPQAEHAPVGSMATESALVAFDSATPEAVAKSENAWHLGEGNAKSATVDDSLEFRGAAFKKLESEGLAESAGGVGGGAAPPARVVEARQNSFMLRADPAAPAPVTRFGVPAGEPLSASTTPQALPGVLNFSDAPADAMFANRGLQESSETDFGSMNTANNSIRLGQVIPYLAMNRDGAMSVIEFTVIDVDQAADSLEVLLSRNDVKPQSGDKSPEEKSPEEKTRLNGLARKQSGNRSESLVAFYVQTGPELAGRVIRQLESEPWVVKVDLMPPVPGDELLSESTPVDARQIEEVLVRNGIQYGNQYGSTAMQNSAGTVLSGASERLDQSGGSRTAAASGPEPRLGLAVTDRRRKSGADSPSQAGAEELQVMQRFELRHRPEVVQFLGVNAAEASKPLAGNLQQERDLEVKLSEKQLTASNNIRMLFILQQNLQPPITSPVPAP, from the coding sequence ATGCCTCGGCCGGGAACTGACGATCTGCTGTCGGCGTACTTCGATCGCGAAGTGACGCCCGCGGAGCGCGCCGCCGCCGAGCAACTCCTGGAGCGGGATATTACGGCGCGGCAGGAACTGGAAGAGATCGGCGGATTGTCCGATCTGCTCAGGTCGCTGCCGCACGAAACCGCGCCGGACTTTCTGCTCTCAGCGACCCTGCAACGGGCGGAACGGGAGACGCTGTTCGCGCACGCCGCCGCCGCGCCGGTCGCAATCGCCCGTCCCCGTCGTCGTCGCGAGTGGCTGGTGGTGCTGGCGGGGCTGCTGACGACGTCGGCCGCCGTGTTGCTAATGGTCAACACGCTGCCCCAGGCCGAGCATGCGCCGGTCGGTTCGATGGCGACGGAATCTGCGCTGGTCGCTTTCGACAGCGCGACGCCGGAGGCTGTTGCGAAGAGTGAGAATGCCTGGCATTTGGGCGAAGGCAACGCCAAGTCGGCGACTGTCGACGACAGTCTCGAATTTCGTGGGGCCGCTTTTAAGAAACTTGAATCGGAAGGCCTTGCGGAGTCTGCGGGGGGAGTTGGCGGTGGAGCTGCCCCGCCCGCACGGGTCGTCGAAGCCCGCCAGAACTCGTTCATGCTGCGTGCGGATCCGGCTGCGCCTGCGCCGGTGACTCGGTTTGGAGTTCCGGCGGGCGAGCCGTTGTCGGCGTCGACGACTCCGCAGGCGCTTCCTGGAGTCCTGAATTTCTCGGACGCCCCGGCGGATGCGATGTTTGCCAATCGCGGTCTGCAGGAGTCGAGCGAGACGGATTTCGGGAGCATGAACACCGCCAACAACAGCATCCGGCTCGGGCAGGTCATTCCGTATCTGGCGATGAACCGCGACGGTGCGATGTCGGTGATCGAGTTCACAGTGATTGACGTCGACCAGGCCGCCGACAGCCTGGAAGTCCTGCTGAGCCGCAATGATGTCAAACCGCAGTCCGGCGACAAGTCTCCCGAGGAAAAGTCCCCGGAGGAGAAGACCAGGCTGAATGGTCTCGCCCGCAAGCAGAGCGGCAATCGCTCGGAGAGTCTGGTTGCGTTTTACGTTCAGACGGGACCGGAACTGGCAGGCCGGGTGATTCGGCAGCTCGAATCGGAGCCGTGGGTTGTCAAGGTGGATCTGATGCCGCCGGTTCCCGGCGACGAACTTCTCAGCGAATCGACGCCGGTCGATGCCCGTCAGATCGAAGAAGTTCTGGTTCGCAACGGCATTCAGTATGGCAATCAGTACGGGAGTACGGCCATGCAGAATTCGGCGGGGACAGTCCTCAGCGGAGCCTCCGAACGCCTGGATCAATCCGGCGGCTCGCGGACTGCGGCGGCGAGTGGTCCCGAGCCCAGACTGGGGCTGGCGGTGACGGATCGGCGGCGGAAATCCGGGGCCGACAGCCCGAGCCAGGCGGGTGCTGAGGAGTTGCAGGTGATGCAACGTTTCGAACTGCGTCATCGACCGGAAGTCGTGCAGTTTCTCGGCGTCAACGCGGCCGAGGCTTCGAAGCCGCTGGCCGGAAACCTGCAGCAGGAGCGAGATCTCGAAGTGAAGCTGTCAGAGAAGCAGTTGACCGCATCCAACAATATTCGGATGCTGTTCATTCTGCAGCAGAATCTTCAGCCGCCGATCACGTCGCCGGTTCCGGCCCCCTGA